A region of Salvia splendens isolate huo1 chromosome 17, SspV2, whole genome shotgun sequence DNA encodes the following proteins:
- the LOC121775500 gene encoding 2-alkenal reductase (NADP(+)-dependent)-like: protein MGEEINNKQVILNNYVKTSVKESDMSLRTSKIQLKIPSGCDGAVLVKNLYLSCDPYMLSRMKKLEGHYTASFTPDSPISGYGVSKILDSSHPNFKTGELVWGSTGWEEYSLIKDPSLLFKVHDKDLPLSYYTGILGMTGMTAYVGLFELCSPKKGETVYVSAASGAVGQIVGQFAKTAGCYVVGSAGSKEKVDLLKKKFGFDEAFNYKEEQDYNAALKRYFPDGIDIYFENVGGKMLEAVLNNMRLHGRIAVCGMISQYSLEQPECVHNLSNLITKRIRMEGFIIGDHYHLYPKFLEMVVPLIKEGKITCVEDIAEGIESAPGALVGLFSGRNVGKQVVVVARE, encoded by the exons ATGGGTGAGGAAATTAACAACAAGCAAGTGATACTCAACAACTATGTCAAAACATCTGTGAAAGAATCCGATATGTCGCTAagaacttccaaaattcagctCAAAATTCCCAGCGGCTGCGACGGCGCCGTTTTAGTGAAGAATCTCTACTTATCCTGTGATCCCTACATGCTTAGCCGCATGAAGAAGCTCGAGGGCCACTACACTGCTTCTTTCACACCAGATTCT CCTATTTCTGGATATGGAGTGTCAAAAATACTGGATTCGTCTCATCCGAATTTCAAGACGGGCGAGCTAGTTTGGGGGTCCACTGGCTGGGAGGAGTATAGCCTTATTAAAGATCCAAGCCTATTGTTTAAGGTTCATGATAAAGATTTACCCCTCTCTTACTATACAGGGATTCTTG GTATGACTGGCATGACAGCTTATGTTGGCCTTTTCGAGTTGTGCTCTCCCAAAAAGGGGGAAACTGTTTATGTCTCTGCTGCATCCGGAGCTGTTGGTCAGATCGTTGGTCAGTTTGCAAAGACTGCAGGGTGTTACGTTGTTGGGAGTGCAGGGAGCAAAGAAAAG GTCGATCTCTTGAAGAAGAAATTCGGGTTTGATGAAGCATTTAACTACAAAGAAGAGCAAGATTATAATGCAGCTTTGAAGAG GTACTTCCCCGATGGCATCGACATCTACTTTGAGAACGTGGGAGGGAAGATGCTCGAAGCGGTGCTAAACAACATGAGACTCCACGGTCGCATTGCTGTTTGTGGGATGATCTCCCAATACAGCCTTGAGCAGCCCGAATGCGTCCACAACTTGTCTAACCTAATAACAAAACGGATCCGTATGGAAGGATTTATCATTGGCGACCACTACCATCTCTACCCGAAGTTCCTGGAAATGGTTGTGCCTCTAATCAAGGAAGGGAAGATCACATGCGTTGAAGACATAGCCGAAGGCATTGAAAGTGCGCCCGGGGCTCTCGTTGGCCTATTCTCTGGTCGCAACGTCGGGAAGCAGGTGGTGGTTGTTGCTCGTGAGTAA
- the LOC121774684 gene encoding 2-alkenal reductase (NADP(+)-dependent)-like, with the protein MGEEMRNKQIVLSNYVKGSLRESNMSLKESTISSEIPNGAVLVKNLYLSCDPYLIGRMKNIEGYFAGPFKLGYPISGYGVSKVLNSSHTDYKKGDLIWGITGWEEYTLIKDLTGVFKINDTDVPLSYYTGLLGMAGMTAYVGFFELCSPKKGETVFISAASGAVGQLVGQFAKLTGCYVVGSAGSKEKVDLLKNKFGFDEAFNYKEEQDYNAALKRYFPDGIDIYFENVGGKLLEAVLDNMRLHGRIAVCGMISQYELEQPEGVHNLFNLISKRIRMEGFIVFDYYHLYPKFLEMVLPLIKEDKITYVEDVAEGLESAPSALVGLFSGRNVGKQVVVVARE; encoded by the exons ATGGGAGAGGAAATGAGGAATAAGCAGATTGTACTGAGCAACTACGTGAAGGGATCTCTGAGAGAATCCAACATGTCTTTGAAGGAATCCACCATCTCCTCGGAAATCCCAAACGGCGCCGTTTTGGTCAAGAATCTCTACTTGTCGTGTGACCCTTACTTGATTGGTCGCATGAAAAATATTGAAGGCTATTTCGCTGGTCCTTTCAAACTTGGCTAT CCTATTTCTGGATATGGAGTTTCAAAAGTGTTGAATTCTTCACACACCGATTACAAGAAGGGTGACCTAATTTGGGGGATCACCGGTTGGGAGGAGTACACTCTCATTAAGGATCTCACCGGTGTCTTCAAAATTAATGACACCGATGTGCCTCTCTCCTACTATACAGGACTTCTCG GTATGGCGGGCATGACAGCGTATGTTGGATTTTTCGAGCTTTGCTCTCCCAAAAAAGGGGAGACTGTTTTCATCTCGGCTGCCTCTGGGGCAGTCGGGCAGCTTGTCGGTCAGTTCGCCAAGCTGACCGGATGTTATGTTGTTGGAAGTGCAGGGAGCAAAGAAAAG GTTGATctattgaagaacaaatttgggTTTGATGAGGCATTTAATTACAAAGAAGAGCAAGACTATAATGCAGCTTTGAAGAG ATATTTTCCCGATGGCATCGATATCTACTTTGAGAACGTGGGAGGGAAGCTTCTAGAAGCAGTCTTGGACAACATGAGACTCCATGGGCGCATAGCAGTGTGTGGGATGATCTCTCAGTATGAGCTCGAGCAGCCAGAAGGCGTGCACAACTTGTTTAACCTAATATCGAAACGGATTCGTATGGAAGGATTTATTGTTTTCGACTACTACCATTTGTACCCCAAGTTTCTTGAGATGGTTCTACCTCTTATCAAGGAAGACAAAATCACTTATGTTGAAGACGTGGCCGAGGGCCTCGAGAGCGCACCCAGCGCTCTAGTAGGCCTTTTCTCCGGCCGCAACGTCGGGAAGCAGGTCGTTGTAGTTGCTCGCGAGTAG
- the LOC121774685 gene encoding 60S ribosomal protein L2, mitochondrial, translating into MALFRARAVSSSLLRSCLRAPCRSLSTGAGEMVESKEVPTLKSMMNQMLTLDISSQYGSCMPLSNMRIGMNIHNIELRPGQGGKLVRAAGTSAKILTEPNRSARYCEIRLPSGEKRLIDKRCRATIGVVSNPEHGTKKLRKAGQSRWLGIRPTVRGVAMNPVDHPHGGGEGKSKSSGKHGQVSRTPWGKPTKSGYKTARTKKRKI; encoded by the exons ATGGCGCTGTTTCGAGCTCGCGCTGTGTCCTCCTCTCTCCTTCGCTCATGTCTACGCGCTCCTTGTCGTTCTCTATCTACTG GTGCTGGCGAGATGGTGGAATCCAAGGAAGTGCCGACGTTGAAGTCAATGATGAACCAAATGTTGACTCTCGACATCAGCTCTCAATATGGGAGCTGTATGCCTCTGTCAAATATGCGAATCGGGATGAACATTCACAACATTGAGCTTCGCCCGGGGCAAGGTGGAAAACTCGTGCGCGCTGCAGGCACATCTGCGAAGATACTCACTGAACCGAATAGATCAGCCAG GTACTGTGAAATAAGACTTCCGTCTGGAGAGAAGAGACTGATAGACAAGAGATGCCGGGCAACGATAGGGGTAGTGTCGAACCCTGAGCACGGGACAAAGAAGCTGAGAAAGGCAGGGCAGTCCCGGTGGTTGGGGATCAGGCCCACAGTGAGAGGTGTGGCGATGAACCCAGTCGACCATCCCCACGGTGGTGGTGAAGGAAAGAGCAAGAGTAGCGGGAAACACGGTCAAGTCTCGCGGACGCCGTGGGGGAAGCCTACCAAGTCTGGATACAAAACTGCCCGCACCAAGAAGAGAAAGATTTAA
- the LOC121775147 gene encoding putative disease resistance protein RGA3 has protein sequence MNSMSGVTSTMGNGIIITTRSQNVASIVRPLEYTLSGLSVDDCWFIIKAKAFDENEEVPPQFQIIGKKIAEACGGLPLAANVVGGMLRRCKTEDEWRFISVNCLSDAEGAERIKKILKLSFDYLPSPSLKKCFAYCSIFPKGHWIQKQRVIEQWMAEGFLQPDERNEMEDVGNKFFNILMHNSLMQVAKLDGCRNEEIYVMHDLVHDLASSVLSSNVDGSTPVRYMFLEEESSHISKEVAKHLRTLFLKVGSSGIKFSDFKCLHNLTLGQSYTELQLPDSIRKLIHLRNLDISNTSTKNLPEWIGELCHLQSLRVSHAMDQKLPNTLKHLVNLRHLYIKDDVELPAEIGRLTSLQTLPYFTVGEEKGYHIEELGNLKNLKGELAITNLERVRDEEEALKAKIMQKEKLSGLRFEWNCNRPGENNDEGVLEGLKPHANLKKLTIEGYKGKRFPSWFRNEPQGSCLPLHNLIELNLNHCLQCEEIILDHLPNLRLLYITELKSLECLSKMFFYNNRNLSYLHIAECDMLTALPDGLDTLNSLHTLVIERCENLKSIGKPSCGEGENQGILNRLSIVDCGKLMELPYQMVDSWGPTIEFLKLDGLRSLTNLPMLIDCLSKSSPCLRELTIRGVPMMSAGNVESWNLGSLWKLEIYVSEEWSKENSVAINETVNGILEGCCNSLHTLKLRGVEYWEWLPQSIQLLTSLPFLQLENIGIEELPQWFGNLSALTQLHLYGCTKLRCLPSVDALKPLTKLKLLEIKNCPKLSIDSEWHNHPDLQIMVDGDRI, from the coding sequence ATGAATTCCATGTCAGGAGTTACTTCCACCATGGGAAATGGAATTATCATCACTACCAGAAGTCAAAATGTTGCTTCAATTGTGAGACCACTTGAATACACTTTGAGTGGCTTATCAGTTGATGATTGCTGGTTCATAATCAAAGCAAAAGCTTTTGATGAAAATGAAGAAGTTCCACCACAATTTCAGATTATTGGAAAAAAGATTGCAGAAGCATGTGGAGGTTTGCCTTTGGCTGCCAATGTAGTTGGCGGTATGCTTCGACGGTGCAAGACCGAAGATGAGTGGCGCTTTATCAGTGTAAATTGTCTTTCAGATGCTGAAGGTGCtgaaagaattaaaaaaatactgaaaTTGAGCTTTGATTATTTGCCTTCTCCATCTCTCAAAAAGTGTTTTGCATACTGTTCAATTTTCCCTAAAGGTCACTGGATTCAGAAGCAGCGAGTAATTGAGCAGTGGATGGCAGAAGGTTTTCTTCAACCAGATGAAAGAAATGAGATGGAAGATGTGGGAAATAAGTTTTTCAATATTCTTATGCACAACTCTTTGATGCAAGTTGCAAAGCTAGATGGTTGTAGAAATGAGGAAATTTATGTGATGCATGATCTTGTGCATGATCTTGCATCTTCTGTTTTATCTAGTAATGTGGACGGCAGCACCCCGGTTCGATACATGTTTCTTGAAGAAGAATCAAGTCATATTTCTAAAGAAGTGGCCAAGCATTTGCGTACATTATTCTTGAAAGTTGGATCTTCTGGTATCAAGTTTTCAGACTTCAAATGTCTGCATAATCTAACTCTTGGTCAAAGTTATACAGAGTTGCAGTTGCCCGATTCAATTAGGAAATTGATACATTTGAGAAATCTTGATATTTCAAATACATCTACTAAAAACTTGCCGGAGTGGATTGGTGAACTCTGTCACTTGCAATCGTTAAGAGTATCACATGCCATGGATCAGAAACTGCCAAACACTTTGAAGCATTTGGTTAACTTAAGGCATCTGTATATAAAAGATGATGTAGAGTTGCCTGCGGAGATTGGGAGATTAACTAGTCTCCAAACACTACCTTACTTCACGGTGGGCGAAGAGAAGGGCTATCATATTGAAGAACTCGGAAATTTGAAAAATCTCAAAGGAGAATTGGCTATTACAAATCTTGAGAGGGTTCGTGACGAAGAAGAGGCTCTGAAAGCCAAAATAATGCAGAAGGAAAAGTTATCTGGATTGCGGTTTGAATGGAACTGTAATCGTCCGGGTGAAAATAATGATGAGGGTGTGTTGGAAGGTCTCAAACCTCATGCAAATTTAAAGAAGTTGACGATTGAAGGATACAAAGGCAAAAGATTTCCATCATGGTTTCGAAATGAGCCTCAAGGCTCTTGCTTACCACTTCATAACTTGATTGAGCTAAATCTCAACCATTGCTTACAATGTGAGGAAATTATATTGGACCACTTACCAAATTTAAGGTTGCTCTATATAACAGAATTAAAGAGTTTGGAATGTTTGTCAAAAATGTTTTTCTATAACAATCGCAATCTCTCGTACTTGCACATTGCAGAATGTGATATGTTGACAGCATTACCAGATGGACTGGACACCCTGAATTCTCTGCATACCTTGGTAATAGAAAGGTGTGAAAATCTGAAGTCGATTGGGAAACCAAGTTGTGGAGAAGGAGAAAATCAAGGAATCCTGAATCGGCTGAGCATTGTAGACTGCGGAAAACTGATGGAATTGCCATATCAAATGGTAGATTCATGGGGCCCTACAATTGAGTTTCTCAAATTGGATGGCTTAAGGAGCCTAACGAATCTACCAATGCTAATTGACTGCCTCAGTAAGTCATCTCCTTGTCTTAGAGAATTAACAATCAGAGGCGTTCCTATGATGTCTGCTGGAAATGTTGAGAGTTGGAATTTAGGTAGCTTGTGGAAATTAGAAATATATGTGAGTGAGGAGTGGTCAAAAGAGAATAGTGTGGCCATTAATGAGACTGTGAATGGCATATTGGAAGGCTGTTGCAACTCACTTCATACATTAAAATTAAGAGGAGTGGAATATTGGGAGTGGCTGCCTCAATCAATTCAACTTCTTACTTCTCTTCCTTTCTTACAGTTAGAAAATATAGGGATAGAAGAATTGCCGCAATGGTTTGGAAACCTCTCAGCTCTAACACAGTTACATCTATATGGCTGCACAAAGTTGAGGTGCCTGCCCTCAGTGGATGCATTGAAGCCTCtcactaaattaaaattgttagAAATTAAAAACTGTCCAAAACTAAGTATTGATTCGGAGTGGCACAACCATCCCGATCTCCAGATCATGGTTGATGGTGACCGCATTTGA
- the LOC121775148 gene encoding pentatricopeptide repeat-containing protein At1g63400-like isoform X3, with protein MSRRGFLNLCSHKSGILSPLFSLFSSKAFQPKASRINSVPVNDLDDAIKLFVTMKNMQPKPSIRMYNKLMSVCVKIRQYSFALNVFDEILKMGSPANIYTMNIAVNCCCHLKEIYSGFAIMGFFSKSGYEPDAATISPLIKGLFLEGKEAEAVILFKKVADLKLCEPNEVIVLHLIDGLCKTGQVIAAYDWIHRLESCGWRPNIKAYSTLIDGYCKGGHIDEALELLSEMISKGILPNVVTYNTMIKGLCDNGRHTDVGDLLNEMANSKISLNVRTFSILIDAYCKEGKIEKAENVLETMTKQNICPNVVTYSSLIDGFCMKGETDIAKQLLDSMVGMGLKPNIVSYNTLLNGYCKNRNMDEAWLLFLEIPNKGLMLDNHTYSTMIHGLFSSNKFTEGRKLFESMEAQQVQPNLRTYTILLDGLCRNGEIDEALSLLSMIKDKGLTPNTITFGVVINALCKNGKHGSWEEVKRLLVEMENRGCGPNHVTYSIIIGSLLKQNEVDKARSFMEEMREKGFSADSATSSMPSGDDYFLKLIEDLEPKEIVS; from the exons ATGAGCAGAAGAGGATTTCTCAATCTATGCTCGCATAAATCGGGtattctctctcctctcttctctcttttctcttccAAAGCTTTTCAACCTAAGGCGAGCAGAATAAATTCAGTTCCTGTTAATGATTTAGACGATGCTATTAAATTGTTTGTAACAATGAAGAATATGCAGCCGAAGCCTTCTATTCGAATGTACAACAAACTTATGAGTGTTTGTGTGAAGATTAGGCAGTATTCTTTTGCCCTTAATGTGTTCGATGAAATTCTTAAGATGGGTTCCCCTGCTAATATTTACACTATGAATATTGCGGTTAACTGTTGTTGTCACTTGAAAGAAATATATTCTGGTTTTGCCATAATGGGCTTCTTTTCTAAAAGTGGTTACGAACCAGATGCTGCGACAATCAGCCCTCTCATTAAAGGGTTGTTTTTAGAGGGTAAGGAGGCAGAAGCTGTGATATTATTCAAGAAGGTTGCAGATTTAAAACTTTGCGAGCCTAATGAGGTTATTGTTCTGCACTTGATTGATGGGCTATGCAAAACTGGACAGGTCATTGCGGCGTATGATTGGATTCATAGATTAGAAAGTTGTGGGTGGAGACCCAACATTAAGGCTTATAGCACATTAATTGATGGGTACTGCAAGGGTGGACATATAGATGAAGCTTTGGAACTTCTATCCGAGATGATCAGTAAAGGTATTTTACCTAATGTTGTCACATATAATACCATGATTAAGGGACTGTGTGACAATGGTAGGCATACTGATGTTGGAGACTTATTGAATGAAATGGCCAATTCCAAGATATCTTTGAATGTACGTACTTTCAGTATATTGATCGATGCATATTGTAAGGAAGGAAAGATAGAAAAGGCTGAGAATGTGTTGGAAACTATGACGAAGCAAAATATATGTCCCAATGTGGTCACATATAGTTCACTTATTGATGGATTTTGTATGAAAGGTGAAACTGATATAGCAAAACAGTTACTTGATTCCATGGTAGGGATGGGCCTAAAGCCTAATATTGTGAGCTATAACACCTTATTAAATGGATACTGCAAGAATAGAAACATGGATGAGGCTTGGCTTCTTTTTCTTGAAATTCCCAATAAAGGCTTGATGCTTGATAACCATACTTATAGTACCATGATCCATGGATTATTTAGTTCAAATAAATTTACCGAGGGGCGGAAACTTTTTGAGAGTATGGAAGCTCAGCAAGTGCAGCCTAACTTGCGTACTTATACCATATTGTTGGATGGGCTGTGTAGGAATGGGGAGATTGATGAGGCTCTTTCGTTGTTGAGCATGATCAAGGATAAGGGATTGACTCCTAACACAATCACGTTTGGTGTTGTCATAAATGCATTATGCAAAAATGGAAAACATG GGTCTTGGGAGGAGGTAAAACGTTTGCTGGTAGAGATGGAGAATCGTGGCTGTGGACCTAATCATGTAACATACAGTATCATCATCGGGAGTCTGCTAAAGCAAAATGAGGTTGACAAGGCAAGATCATTCATGGAAGAAATGCGTGAAAAGGGATTCTCAGCTGATTCTGCAACTTCTTCAATGCCAAGTGGAGATGATTACTTCCTCAAATTGATTGAGGACCTTGAGCCCAAGGAAATTGTATCCTAG
- the LOC121775148 gene encoding pentatricopeptide repeat-containing protein At1g63400-like isoform X2, whose protein sequence is MSRRGFLNLCSHKSGILSPLFSLFSSKAFQPKASRINSVPVNDLDDAIKLFVTMKNMQPKPSIRMYNKLMSVCVKIRQYSFALNVFDEILKMGSPANIYTMNIAVNCCCHLKEIYSGFAIMGFFSKSGYEPDAATISPLIKGLFLEGKEAEAVILFKKVADLKLCEPNEVIVLHLIDGLCKTGQVIAAYDWIHRLESCGWRPNIKAYSTLIDGYCKGGHIDEALELLSEMISKGILPNVVTYNTMIKGLCDNGRHTDVGDLLNEMANSKISLNVRTFSILIDAYCKEGKIEKAENVLETMTKQNICPNVVTYSSLIDGFCMKGETDIAKQLLDSMVGMGLKPNIVSYNTLLNGYCKNRNMDEAWLLFLEIPNKGLMLDNHTYSTMIHGLFSSNKFTEGRKLFESMEAQQVQPNLRTYTILLDGLCRNGEIDEALSLLSMIKDKGLTPNTITFGVVINALCKNGKHEGSWEEVKRLLVEMENRGCGPNHVTYSIIIGSLLKQNEVDKARSFMEEMREKGFSADSATSSMPSGDDYFLKLIEDLEPKEIVS, encoded by the exons ATGAGCAGAAGAGGATTTCTCAATCTATGCTCGCATAAATCGGGtattctctctcctctcttctctcttttctcttccAAAGCTTTTCAACCTAAGGCGAGCAGAATAAATTCAGTTCCTGTTAATGATTTAGACGATGCTATTAAATTGTTTGTAACAATGAAGAATATGCAGCCGAAGCCTTCTATTCGAATGTACAACAAACTTATGAGTGTTTGTGTGAAGATTAGGCAGTATTCTTTTGCCCTTAATGTGTTCGATGAAATTCTTAAGATGGGTTCCCCTGCTAATATTTACACTATGAATATTGCGGTTAACTGTTGTTGTCACTTGAAAGAAATATATTCTGGTTTTGCCATAATGGGCTTCTTTTCTAAAAGTGGTTACGAACCAGATGCTGCGACAATCAGCCCTCTCATTAAAGGGTTGTTTTTAGAGGGTAAGGAGGCAGAAGCTGTGATATTATTCAAGAAGGTTGCAGATTTAAAACTTTGCGAGCCTAATGAGGTTATTGTTCTGCACTTGATTGATGGGCTATGCAAAACTGGACAGGTCATTGCGGCGTATGATTGGATTCATAGATTAGAAAGTTGTGGGTGGAGACCCAACATTAAGGCTTATAGCACATTAATTGATGGGTACTGCAAGGGTGGACATATAGATGAAGCTTTGGAACTTCTATCCGAGATGATCAGTAAAGGTATTTTACCTAATGTTGTCACATATAATACCATGATTAAGGGACTGTGTGACAATGGTAGGCATACTGATGTTGGAGACTTATTGAATGAAATGGCCAATTCCAAGATATCTTTGAATGTACGTACTTTCAGTATATTGATCGATGCATATTGTAAGGAAGGAAAGATAGAAAAGGCTGAGAATGTGTTGGAAACTATGACGAAGCAAAATATATGTCCCAATGTGGTCACATATAGTTCACTTATTGATGGATTTTGTATGAAAGGTGAAACTGATATAGCAAAACAGTTACTTGATTCCATGGTAGGGATGGGCCTAAAGCCTAATATTGTGAGCTATAACACCTTATTAAATGGATACTGCAAGAATAGAAACATGGATGAGGCTTGGCTTCTTTTTCTTGAAATTCCCAATAAAGGCTTGATGCTTGATAACCATACTTATAGTACCATGATCCATGGATTATTTAGTTCAAATAAATTTACCGAGGGGCGGAAACTTTTTGAGAGTATGGAAGCTCAGCAAGTGCAGCCTAACTTGCGTACTTATACCATATTGTTGGATGGGCTGTGTAGGAATGGGGAGATTGATGAGGCTCTTTCGTTGTTGAGCATGATCAAGGATAAGGGATTGACTCCTAACACAATCACGTTTGGTGTTGTCATAAATGCATTATGCAAAAATGGAAAACATG AAGGGTCTTGGGAGGAGGTAAAACGTTTGCTGGTAGAGATGGAGAATCGTGGCTGTGGACCTAATCATGTAACATACAGTATCATCATCGGGAGTCTGCTAAAGCAAAATGAGGTTGACAAGGCAAGATCATTCATGGAAGAAATGCGTGAAAAGGGATTCTCAGCTGATTCTGCAACTTCTTCAATGCCAAGTGGAGATGATTACTTCCTCAAATTGATTGAGGACCTTGAGCCCAAGGAAATTGTATCCTAG
- the LOC121775148 gene encoding pentatricopeptide repeat-containing protein At1g62670, mitochondrial-like isoform X1, translating to MSRRGFLNLCSHKSGILSPLFSLFSSKAFQPKASRINSVPVNDLDDAIKLFVTMKNMQPKPSIRMYNKLMSVCVKIRQYSFALNVFDEILKMGSPANIYTMNIAVNCCCHLKEIYSGFAIMGFFSKSGYEPDAATISPLIKGLFLEGKEAEAVILFKKVADLKLCEPNEVIVLHLIDGLCKTGQVIAAYDWIHRLESCGWRPNIKAYSTLIDGYCKGGHIDEALELLSEMISKGILPNVVTYNTMIKGLCDNGRHTDVGDLLNEMANSKISLNVRTFSILIDAYCKEGKIEKAENVLETMTKQNICPNVVTYSSLIDGFCMKGETDIAKQLLDSMVGMGLKPNIVSYNTLLNGYCKNRNMDEAWLLFLEIPNKGLMLDNHTYSTMIHGLFSSNKFTEGRKLFESMEAQQVQPNLRTYTILLDGLCRNGEIDEALSLLSMIKDKGLTPNTITFGVVINALCKNGKHGMARDLFNQLPLNGVQPDVPMYNMIIGSFCQEGSWEEVKRLLVEMENRGCGPNHVTYSIIIGSLLKQNEVDKARSFMEEMREKGFSADSATSSMPSGDDYFLKLIEDLEPKEIVS from the coding sequence ATGAGCAGAAGAGGATTTCTCAATCTATGCTCGCATAAATCGGGtattctctctcctctcttctctcttttctcttccAAAGCTTTTCAACCTAAGGCGAGCAGAATAAATTCAGTTCCTGTTAATGATTTAGACGATGCTATTAAATTGTTTGTAACAATGAAGAATATGCAGCCGAAGCCTTCTATTCGAATGTACAACAAACTTATGAGTGTTTGTGTGAAGATTAGGCAGTATTCTTTTGCCCTTAATGTGTTCGATGAAATTCTTAAGATGGGTTCCCCTGCTAATATTTACACTATGAATATTGCGGTTAACTGTTGTTGTCACTTGAAAGAAATATATTCTGGTTTTGCCATAATGGGCTTCTTTTCTAAAAGTGGTTACGAACCAGATGCTGCGACAATCAGCCCTCTCATTAAAGGGTTGTTTTTAGAGGGTAAGGAGGCAGAAGCTGTGATATTATTCAAGAAGGTTGCAGATTTAAAACTTTGCGAGCCTAATGAGGTTATTGTTCTGCACTTGATTGATGGGCTATGCAAAACTGGACAGGTCATTGCGGCGTATGATTGGATTCATAGATTAGAAAGTTGTGGGTGGAGACCCAACATTAAGGCTTATAGCACATTAATTGATGGGTACTGCAAGGGTGGACATATAGATGAAGCTTTGGAACTTCTATCCGAGATGATCAGTAAAGGTATTTTACCTAATGTTGTCACATATAATACCATGATTAAGGGACTGTGTGACAATGGTAGGCATACTGATGTTGGAGACTTATTGAATGAAATGGCCAATTCCAAGATATCTTTGAATGTACGTACTTTCAGTATATTGATCGATGCATATTGTAAGGAAGGAAAGATAGAAAAGGCTGAGAATGTGTTGGAAACTATGACGAAGCAAAATATATGTCCCAATGTGGTCACATATAGTTCACTTATTGATGGATTTTGTATGAAAGGTGAAACTGATATAGCAAAACAGTTACTTGATTCCATGGTAGGGATGGGCCTAAAGCCTAATATTGTGAGCTATAACACCTTATTAAATGGATACTGCAAGAATAGAAACATGGATGAGGCTTGGCTTCTTTTTCTTGAAATTCCCAATAAAGGCTTGATGCTTGATAACCATACTTATAGTACCATGATCCATGGATTATTTAGTTCAAATAAATTTACCGAGGGGCGGAAACTTTTTGAGAGTATGGAAGCTCAGCAAGTGCAGCCTAACTTGCGTACTTATACCATATTGTTGGATGGGCTGTGTAGGAATGGGGAGATTGATGAGGCTCTTTCGTTGTTGAGCATGATCAAGGATAAGGGATTGACTCCTAACACAATCACGTTTGGTGTTGTCATAAATGCATTATGCAAAAATGGAAAACATGGTATGGCAAGAGATCTTTTCAATCAACTTCCGTTAAATGGTGTACAACCTGATGTGCCCATGTATAATATGATCATTGGTTCATTCTGTCAAGAAGGGTCTTGGGAGGAGGTAAAACGTTTGCTGGTAGAGATGGAGAATCGTGGCTGTGGACCTAATCATGTAACATACAGTATCATCATCGGGAGTCTGCTAAAGCAAAATGAGGTTGACAAGGCAAGATCATTCATGGAAGAAATGCGTGAAAAGGGATTCTCAGCTGATTCTGCAACTTCTTCAATGCCAAGTGGAGATGATTACTTCCTCAAATTGATTGAGGACCTTGAGCCCAAGGAAATTGTATCCTAG